The following are encoded in a window of Paenibacillus polymyxa genomic DNA:
- the sufD gene encoding Fe-S cluster assembly protein SufD: MDIQARVSMNVDDLRAWSSAKDEPRWLIERRVHALELAGTLELPKVEKINLEKWDIYESGDYKAENAWSSLEEAPEVVRGLVTSPVKGGLIVQFNSDVVYTKLSESLAAQGVILTDLHTAAKEHEELVQRYLFQAVKPEEHRLSAAHSALWSGGVFLYVPDGVEVEAPIQAIFLNDTSGVCFAPHVLIVAGSNSKITYVDNCVSSGDDVKVLHNGVTEVFAGAGSKVQVASVHQLAATTTDFTQRRAVVLADGGVEWIIGEMNNGYTASDTKTLLQGNGAVSDNKVIAIGTGNQKSSYTTQAQHFGRSSVSQMITRAVMLEEATAIINGLTKIEKGATHCDGQQTERVLMLSPKARGDANPILLIDEDDVTAGHAASVGQVNAEQIYYLMSRGISRSEAEHLVIFGFLAPVISEIPLEGVRSRLKDLVESKLGRS; this comes from the coding sequence GTGGATATACAAGCTAGAGTTTCAATGAATGTGGACGATTTACGCGCATGGTCAAGCGCTAAGGATGAACCTCGTTGGCTGATTGAACGCCGCGTTCACGCACTCGAACTGGCAGGGACGCTGGAGTTGCCTAAAGTGGAGAAAATCAATCTCGAAAAATGGGATATCTACGAAAGTGGAGATTACAAAGCTGAGAATGCGTGGTCTAGTTTGGAGGAAGCGCCGGAGGTTGTTCGAGGTTTGGTTACTTCTCCGGTGAAAGGCGGACTAATCGTTCAGTTCAACTCGGATGTAGTGTATACGAAATTGTCCGAGAGCTTAGCCGCCCAGGGAGTCATTTTAACGGATCTGCATACTGCGGCAAAAGAGCATGAGGAGCTGGTTCAACGTTATCTCTTTCAGGCAGTAAAGCCAGAAGAACATCGTTTATCTGCTGCACACAGTGCCTTATGGAGTGGTGGCGTTTTTCTATATGTCCCAGACGGTGTAGAGGTTGAAGCACCTATTCAAGCGATCTTTCTTAACGATACAAGCGGTGTGTGTTTTGCTCCTCACGTCTTAATTGTGGCAGGGAGCAACAGCAAGATCACTTATGTGGATAATTGTGTATCGAGTGGTGATGATGTCAAGGTATTGCATAACGGTGTGACGGAGGTTTTCGCGGGGGCGGGCTCAAAGGTGCAAGTAGCTTCGGTTCATCAGCTTGCTGCAACTACAACAGATTTCACCCAGCGACGGGCGGTCGTTCTTGCTGATGGGGGTGTGGAATGGATTATCGGTGAGATGAACAATGGTTATACCGCCAGCGATACCAAGACTTTGCTACAAGGCAACGGGGCGGTCTCCGACAATAAGGTGATTGCTATTGGCACGGGCAATCAAAAATCGAGCTATACAACTCAAGCTCAGCATTTTGGCAGAAGCTCGGTAAGCCAGATGATTACGCGTGCAGTCATGCTTGAAGAAGCTACGGCCATTATCAACGGCCTTACAAAGATTGAAAAAGGTGCAACCCATTGTGATGGTCAGCAAACAGAACGCGTGCTTATGCTAAGTCCTAAAGCTCGCGGCGATGCCAATCCGATCCTGCTGATAGATGAGGATGATGTAACCGCGGGTCATGCTGCATCCGTGGGGCAAGTAAATGCAGAGCAAATCTATTATCTGATGTCGCGCGGGAT
- a CDS encoding tyrosine-type recombinase/integrase, translating to MLDDLTTEDFQTLYTHEMNVQGVSANTVIHYHANICRALQYAVKIKPIVANLADLVESPKKNNYDVNFYNAEELNQLLAVIRGERIELSVILAAFYGLSRSEVVGLNWSAIDLLNWTINIKHTVTSGNLNDRYIEIEKDRIKNKASRRILLLVDTFYELLIRMKE from the coding sequence TTGCTTGATGATTTAACTACAGAGGATTTTCAGACCTTGTATACCCATGAAATGAATGTGCAAGGTGTCAGCGCCAATACCGTTATTCATTACCACGCGAACATTTGCAGAGCCCTTCAGTATGCCGTGAAAATAAAGCCGATTGTGGCGAATCTCGCTGACTTAGTTGAAAGCCCAAAAAAGAACAATTACGACGTGAACTTCTACAATGCCGAGGAGCTGAATCAACTCCTCGCAGTAATCCGAGGCGAAAGAATTGAGCTTTCCGTTATCCTGGCTGCCTTTTATGGGCTAAGCCGAAGCGAGGTCGTAGGATTAAACTGGTCGGCTATTGATTTATTGAATTGGACTATTAATATTAAACATACCGTCACATCGGGCAATTTGAATGATAGATATATTGAAATTGAAAAGGACCGAATCAAGAATAAAGCCAGTCGCCGTATACTGCTACTGGTGGACACGTTCTATGAGCTTCTGATTCGTATGAAGGAATAA
- a CDS encoding MarR family transcriptional regulator — translation MEFQNHFKGHLYEQYIKMLHLNELYTEQEFNSFRQQARKYQIDMLSNNITSVHVIDCIGDYEPINHTGIVEKMGLSKASITKISAKLLEMGFIMRSQLNSNRKEIYFSLTDKGRHVYHLHKELHKEKEERFYQFIESYSEVELQTIGKFMSDLVARAEEYSEGKFTINDDIKD, via the coding sequence TTGGAGTTTCAAAATCATTTTAAAGGTCATCTTTACGAGCAATATATTAAAATGCTACATCTGAATGAGCTGTATACTGAACAAGAATTTAACTCGTTTCGGCAACAGGCCAGAAAGTACCAGATTGACATGCTCTCTAACAATATTACTAGTGTACACGTTATTGATTGCATTGGTGATTATGAACCGATAAATCATACCGGGATTGTGGAGAAGATGGGGTTGTCCAAAGCTAGCATTACTAAAATTAGTGCAAAGCTGCTGGAAATGGGCTTCATTATGAGAAGTCAACTGAACAGCAATCGTAAGGAGATTTACTTTAGTTTAACGGATAAGGGAAGACACGTTTATCATTTGCATAAAGAACTGCACAAAGAAAAAGAAGAAAGGTTTTACCAATTCATTGAATCCTATTCAGAGGTTGAGCTGCAGACTATTGGAAAATTTATGAGTGATTTGGTGGCGCGTGCCGAAGAATACTCCGAAGGGAAGTTTACGATAAATGACGACATTAAAGATTGA
- the sufC gene encoding Fe-S cluster assembly ATPase SufC encodes MTTLKIEELRSKIEGKEILKGLTLEIHGGEIHAIMGPNGTGKSTLASALMGHPKYEVTGGKVTLDNEDLLEMEVDERAQAGLFLAMQYPSEIAGVTNSDFLRSAINARREEGDEISLIRFIREMESKMKGLEMNPEFVHRYLNEGFSGGEKKRNEILQMMLLEPKFVILDEVDSGLDIDALRIVANGVNEMRSPDRGFLIITHYQRLLNYITPDFVHVMMQGRIVKSGGPELAHRLEAEGYDWVKEELGITDETVREA; translated from the coding sequence ATGACGACATTAAAGATTGAGGAATTAAGATCCAAGATTGAAGGGAAAGAAATTTTAAAAGGGCTCACACTGGAGATTCATGGCGGAGAGATTCATGCGATTATGGGGCCTAATGGGACGGGAAAAAGTACATTGGCTTCAGCATTAATGGGCCATCCCAAATATGAGGTTACTGGCGGTAAGGTGACATTGGACAATGAAGACCTTCTGGAGATGGAGGTGGATGAGCGTGCCCAGGCAGGCTTGTTCCTCGCTATGCAATACCCAAGTGAAATTGCTGGCGTGACCAACTCGGACTTTCTCAGAAGTGCCATCAATGCACGGCGTGAAGAAGGCGATGAGATATCCTTAATCCGTTTTATCCGTGAAATGGAGAGCAAAATGAAGGGGCTGGAGATGAACCCGGAATTTGTGCATCGTTATTTGAATGAGGGATTCTCTGGCGGTGAAAAAAAGCGGAATGAGATTTTGCAAATGATGCTACTTGAACCCAAGTTTGTGATCCTGGATGAAGTGGACTCAGGGCTTGATATTGATGCACTGCGTATTGTGGCCAATGGCGTAAATGAGATGCGCAGCCCGGATAGAGGCTTTTTAATCATCACCCATTATCAACGACTGTTGAATTATATTACCCCGGATTTTGTGCATGTCATGATGCAAGGCCGGATAGTTAAATCTGGCGGTCCGGAGCTTGCCCACCGTTTGGAGGCTGAAGGGTACGATTGGGTGAAGGAGGAACTTGGGATTACGGATGAGACGGTAAGGGAAGCTTAA